A region from the Tachyglossus aculeatus isolate mTacAcu1 chromosome 5, mTacAcu1.pri, whole genome shotgun sequence genome encodes:
- the KIF7 gene encoding kinesin-like protein KIF7 isoform X3, translating to MVLKAQAQAQAQPRAEETPVKVALRVRPLLPKERLHGHQRCLRVETEPRRVTLGRDRCFRFDEVFAEAADQEAVYEACVQPLLEAFFEGFNATVFAYGQTGSGKTYTIGEASVASLHEDEQGIIPRAMAEAFKVMDENGLLDFTVRVSYLEVYKEEFQDLLEVGTASKDIQLREDDKGSLVLCGVKEVAVEGLDEVLSLLEMGNAARHTGATQANRLSSRSHTVFTVALEQRCGPSRLPRLAPSGPSACQLLSSKFRFVDLAGSERVVKTGNTGERLKESIQINSSLLALGNVISALGDPRRKGSHIPYRDSKITRILKDSLGGNAKTVMIACVSPSSSDFDETLNTLNYASRAQNIRNRATVNSRRIPEPGEEPQLPTRTLQRAPDRRHRSETRIIHRPEPAGPPDPRHSRRRGPPDPSARRALAECARYRACTDAAYRLLLELQGEARLAGEPARRVREWLGAVEDQRSPLSSASRPDSGIDSTSAADELGPREPGLKHASGAQGPEGEEDQQLLSLQSQVARLEEENRDFLAALEDAMEQYKRQSDQLRGQQDEITELRLRLELARPAWGSGELLQGLSLGESAPRPHTAPLEATRSHTLGLAPSTCLLPPAGEEGDQAPPEQGQGDDGVAGSSWPEGVELEDGSSLEEEEEEEGEQEEPKRSLYLRRNGIWSKKEPVGRANGELVGGTESQDLSPGEPQHDSQQPRAAVGGRKEAEGPGAKAAEWRLARAQQKIRELAINIRMKEELIGELIRTGKAAQAMNRQHRQRIEELEREAQQVRLELSEGQKQLRELEGREPQDPGERSRLQEFRRKVLREKKRATERLVSLSAQSEKRVSELERNVQLMRQQQGQLQRRLREEMDQKRRLETEMHRRQQRVKELELKHEQQQKILKIKTEEIAAFQRKRRSGSNGSVVSLEQQQKIEEQKKWLDQEMEKVLGQRRALEELGEELSKREAILAKKEALMQEKTGLESKRLRSSQALTEDIVRVSSRLEHVEKELSEKSGQLRQGSTHSQQQIRREIENLRQEKDLLLKQRLEIDSKLRQGNLLTPEEERTLFQLDEAIEALDAAIEYKNESITCRQRVLRASATLLSQCEMNLMAKLSYLSSSETRALLCKYFDKVVTLREEQHRQHLACSELELQLEEHQRLTCWLEAAVERQRLEMDRQLTLQQKEHQQNIRLLLQQSREHLGEGLAGSRRQYEARIQALEQDLSRCLWANQELTQKLNGMGPAGQSRGGDQRALCPGDHQPSAPHIDEPVVSEGPLRDLVRAPLPLMWRRPSLPSDEHGPSEEPRQHLAGDAVFRRGLPPGEASLPRNRGPLPKVRWEGLRRPSLGMIDVQKNPL from the exons ATGGTGCTGAAAGCCCAAGCCcaagcccaggcccagccccgggCCGAGGAGACGCCCGTGAAAGTTGCCCTGCGGGTCCGGCCCCTGCTGCCCAAGGAGCGGCTACACGGGCACCAGAGATGTCTGCGGGTGGAAACGGAGCCCCGCCGGGTCACCCTGGGTCGGGACCGATGCTTCCGCTTCGACGAGGTGTTCGCCGAGGCCGCGGACCAGGAGGCGGTGTACGAGGCCTGTGTGCAGCCCCTGCTGGAAGCTTTCTTTGAGGGCTTCAATGCCACCGTGTTTGCCTATGGCCAGACCGGTTCGGGCAAGACTTACACCATCGGAGAGGCCAGTGTTG cctccctccacgaGGACGAGCAAGGCATCATCCCACGCGCCATGGCGGAGGCCTTCAAGGTCATGGACGAGAATGGCCTGCTGGACTTCACGGTGCGGGTGTCTTACCTGGAGGTGTACAAGGAGGAGTTCCAGGATCTCCTGGAGGTGGGGACAGCCAGCAAGGACATCCAGCTGCGGGAGGATGACAAGGGCAGCCTCG TGCTGTGCGGGGTGAAGGAGGTGGCGGTGGAGGGCCTGGACGAGGTCCTGAGCCTGCTGGAGATGGGCAACGCGGCCCGGCACACAGGAGCCACCCAGGCCAACCGGCTTTCGAGCCGCTCCCACACGGTGTTCACCGTGGCCCTGGAGCAGCGGTGCGGGCCCAGCCGCCTCCCCCGCCTCGCCCCCTCGGGGCCCAGCGCCTGCCAGCTGCTGTCCTCCAAGTTCCGCTTCGTGGACCTGGCGGGCTCGGAGCGCGTGGTGAAGACAGGCAACACTGGGGAGCGGCTGAAGGAGAGCATCCAGATCAACAGCAGCCTGCTGGCTCTGGGCAACGTCATTAGTGCCTTAGGCGACCCCCGGCGCAAGGGCAGTCACATCCCCTATCGCGACTCCAAAATCACGAG GATCCTGAAGGACTCCCTGGGTGGGAACGCCAAGACAGTGATGATCGCCTGCGTCAGCCCCTCCTCCTCCGACTTCGACGAGACGCTCAACACCCTCAACTATGCCAGCCGCGCCCAGAATATCCGCAACCGGGCCACGGTCAACAGCAGGCGCATCCCTGAGCCGGGGGAGGAGCCACAGCTGCCGACCCGCACCCTCCAGCGGGCCCCGGACCGGCGGCACCGCTCCGAGACCCGCATCATCCACCGGCCTGAGCCCGCTgggccccccgacccccgccacAGTCGCCGCCGTGGCCCCCCCGACCCCAGCGCCCGCCGAGCGCTGGCCGAGTGCGCCCGCTACCGGGCCTGCACGGATGCCGCATATCGCCTGCTGCTGGAGCTGCAGGGCGAGGCCCGGCTGGCGGGGGAGCCCGCCCGCAGGGTACGGGAGTGGCTGGGCGCTGTGGAGGACCAGCGGAGTCCCCTGAGCTCGGCCTCGCGGCCCGACAGCGGCATTGACAGCACCTCTGCCGCCGACGAGCTGGGACCTCGGGAGCCCGGCCTCAAGCATGCTTCCGGAGCCCAG GGCCCTGAAGGTGAGGAGGACCAACAGCTGTTGAGCCTGCAGAGCCAAGTGGCCCGcctggaggaggagaacagggacttCCTGGCTGCCTTGGAGGATGCCATGGAGCAGTACAAGCGGCAG AGCGACCAGCTGCGGGGACAGCAGGATGAGATCACGGAACTGCGGCTGCGGCTGGAGCTGGCGAGGCCGGCCTGGGGCTCCGGGGAGCTCCTGCAGGGGCTGTCCCTGGGGGagtctgccccccggccccacacCGCCCCCCTGGAGGCCACTCGCTCCCACACCCTGGGCCTGGCCCCTTCCACCTGCCTCCTGCCACCtgcgggggaggaaggagaccaggcccCTCCAGAGCAG GGCCAAGGGGACGACGGAGTTGCGGGATCCAGTTGGCCGGAAGGTGTCGAGCTGGAGGATGGCTCctccttggaggaggaggaggaagaagaaggagagcaggaagagCCCAAACGGTCCTTATACCTGCGCAG GAACGGGATCTGGAGCAAAAAGGAGCCAGTTGGCCGGGCAAATGGGGAGCTGGTTGGAGGCACTGAGAGCCAGGACCTGAGCCCTGGGGAGCCCCAGCATGACAGTCAGCAGCCGAGAG CCGccgtgggagggagaaaggaggcagagggcccCGGCGCCAAGGCCGCGGAGTGGCGGCTGGCTCGGGCCCAGCAGAAGATCCGTGAACTGGCCATCAATATCCGGATGAAAGAAGAGCTCATTGGGGAACTGATCCGGacag ggaaggcggCCCAGGCAATGAACCGCCAGCACCGCCAGCGGATTGAGGAGCTGGAACGGGAGGCCCAGCAGGTGCGGCTGGAGCTGAGCGAGGGCCAGAAGCAGCTGCGGGAGCTGGAGGGCAGAGAGCCCCAGGACCCAGGGGAGCGGTCCCGCCTGCAGGAGTTCCGCCGCAAG GTGCTGCGGGAGAAGAAGCGGGCGACCGAGCGCCTCGTGTCCCTGTCGGCCCAGAGCGAGAAGCGGGTGTCGGAACTGGAGCGGAACGTGCAGCTCATGcggcagcagcaggggcagctGCAGCGGCGCTTGCGGGAGGAGATGGATCAGAAGCGGCGGCTGGAGACAGAGATGCACAGGCGGCAGCAGCGTGTCAAG GAGCTGGAACTGAAGCATGAGCAGCAGCAGAAGATCCTGAAGATCAAGACAGAGGAGATTGCAGCGTTCCAGAGGAAGAGGCGGAGTGGCAGCAATGGCTCCGTGGTCAGCCTGGAGCAGCAGCAG AAGATTGAGGAGCAGAAAAAGTGGCTGGACCAGGAGATGGAGAAGGTCCTGGGGCAGCGGCGGGCGCTCGAGGAGCTTGGGGAGGAGCTGAGCAAACGGGAGGCCATCCTGGCCAAGAAGGAGGCCCTGATGCAGGAGAAGACGGGGCTGGAGAGCAAGCGGCTCCGCTCCAGCCAG gccctgaCAGAGGATATCGTGCGTGTGTCAAGCCGGCTGGAGCACGTGGAGAAGGAGCTGTCGGAGAAGAGCGGGCAGCTCCGCCAGGGCAGCACCCACAGCCAGCAGCAAATCCGCCGGGAGATTGAGAACCTGCGCCAGGAGAAGGACCTGCTGCTCAAACAGAGGCTGGAAATTGACAGCAAACTAAGGCAGGGCAACCTGCTCACACCTGAG GAGGAGCGGACGCTGTTCCAGCTGGACGAGGCCATCGAAGCCCTGGACGCAGCCATCGAGTACAAGAACGAGTCCATCACATGCCGGCAGCGGGTGCTGCGGGCCTCGGCTACCCTCCTCTCCCAGTGTGAGATGAACCTCATGGCCAAGCTCAGCTACCTGTCCTCCTCTGAGACCCGCGCCCTGCTCTGCAAGTACTTCGACAAG GTGGTGACGCTGAGGGAGGAGCAGCACCGGCAGCACCTCGCCTGCTCGGAGCTGGAGCTGCAGCTGGAGGAGCATCAGCGGCTCACCTGCTGGCTGGAGGCAGCCGTCGAGCGGCAGCGGCTGGAGATGGACCGCCAGCTGACCCTGCAGCAGAAAGAGCACCAACAGAACATCCGGCTGCTGCTCCAGCAGAGCCGAG AGCACCTGGGTGAGGGACTGGCTGGCAGCAGGCGGCAGTACGAGGCCAGGATCCAGGCCCTGGAGCAGGACCTGAGCCGCTGCCTGTGGGCAAATCAAGAACTGACCCAGAAGCTGAACGGCATGGGCCCCGCAGGCCAGAGCAGAG GTGGGGACCAGAGGGCTCTGTGCCCCGGAGACCACCAGCCCTCAGCGCCCCACATCGATGAGCCAGTGGTCTCTGAGGGTCCATTGCGGGACTTGGTGCGGGCCCCGCTGCCCCTGATGTGGAGACGCCCATCCCTGCCCAGCGACGAGCACGGGCCGTCGGAAGAGCCCAGACAGCACTTGGCAGGAGACGCCGTGTTCAGGAGGGGACTGCCGCCTGGCGAGGCCTCCCTGCCCCGCAACCGTGgccccctgcccaaagtgagatgGGAGGGACTGCGGCGGCCCAGCCTGGGAATGATTGATGTGCAGAAGAACCCGCTCTAG